Proteins encoded in a region of the Phalacrocorax carbo chromosome 17, bPhaCar2.1, whole genome shotgun sequence genome:
- the TLCD2 gene encoding LOW QUALITY PROTEIN: TLC domain-containing protein 2 (The sequence of the model RefSeq protein was modified relative to this genomic sequence to represent the inferred CDS: inserted 1 base in 1 codon), translated as MVGTGSWIPTKPGQQSWAIPDPGELLWGRDGGWRAGELRAERVVWRGSGTLLLACGALGPGGACAREGRLSSTARPCGSFPAPRWGEGPPAAALHGXALQPAGATGADEEPQGDGEASPARRRDTRATLAAGFWAGRRLCRAPGKAGAHPGVPVAVPPSPGCRARGEALPSVSAARRGWGDPRSPPGPSLRGRCSLAPRPGAAHPGRGGAGARGGAGARGGAGRCRCPGGGGVRGGPGAVAPALGEAEPSGGAAGAHGSPGEGAGRWMPMAFSPGLLLVAGSFAAFRLLNRGLERLVPPPPSARRNRWKWRNIWTSLAHSVLSGGGALAGFCFHPGLAEDLVGTHPPGAHSLVAVSVGYFLEDFVDMLCNQKLHQSWELLFHHSVVIVCFGIAVLLHQYIGFALVALLVEINSIFLHLRQILLMANLVHTTCYRLNSIINLGTYVVFRITTLAWMTRWLFLNRENVPPATYAVGTVGMAVMTPMNIILFYRLLRSDFFKPSRAVQKEKEQ; from the exons ATGGTGGGTACGGGATCCTGGATTCCCACAAAGCCCggacagcagagctgggctaTCCCAGACCCCGGGGAACTCCTCTGGGGACGGGACGGGGGATGGCGGGCAGGGGAGCTGCGGGCAGAGCGGGTTGTTTGGCGGGGCAGTGGGACCCTCCTGCTCGCCTGCGGTGCGCTGGGACCCGGCGGAGCGTGTGCCCGGGAGGGACGGCTCTCCAGCACGGCGCGACCGTGCGGCAGCTTCCCTGCTCCCAGGTGGGGCGAAGGCCCGCCGGCCGCAGCACTTCACG GAGCTCTTCAGCCAGCCGGTGCCACCGGGGCGGACGAGGAGCcgcagggggacggggaggcGTCCCCAGCCCGGCGGCGGGACACCCGCGCCACGCTTGCAGCCGGCTTTTGGGCCGGCCGTCGGTTGTGCCGCGCTCCCGGGAAGGCGGGCGCGCACCCCGGGGTGCCCGTTGccgttcccccctcccctgggtgCCGGGCTCGGGGGGAAGCCCTGCCCAGCGTGTCTGCCGCCCGGCGGGGGTGGGGCGACCCCCGCAGCCCACCCGGCCCTTCCCTGCGGGGCCGGTGCTCGCTggctccccgccccggggccgcgcATCCCGGCCGgggcggtgccggtgcccggggcggtgccggtgcccgggGTGGAGCCgggcggtgccggtgcccgggCGGTGGCGGTGTCCGGGGCGGTCCCGGGGCGGTGGCCCCGGCGCTGGGCGAGGCGGAGCCGTcgggcggcgcggccggcgCCCATGGGAGCCCGGGGGAAGGCGCGGGCCGGTGGATGCCCATGGCTTTCAGcccggggctgctgctggtggccgGTTCCTTCGCCGCCTTCCGCCTGCTGAACCGGGGGCTGGAGCGGctggtgccgccgccgccctcggCCCGGCGCAACCGCTGGAAGTGGCGCAACATCTGGACGTCGCTGGCTCACAGCGTGctcagcggcggcggggcgctggCTGG GTTCTGCTTCCACCCTGGGCTGGCCGAGGACCTGGTGGGCACGCATCCGCCCGGGGCACACAGCCTGGTCGCCGTGTCCGTAG GTTATTTTCTTGAAGACTTTGTGGACATGTTGTGCAATCAGAAACTTCACCAGTCCTGGGAGCTGCTCTTCCATCACTCTGTG gtGATTGTCTGCTTTGGTATTGCAGTGCTGCTCCATCAGTACATCGGGTTTGCCCTCGTGGCTTTACTGGTGGAGATTAACTCCATCTTCCTCCACCTGCGTCAGATCCTGCTCATGGCCAACCTGGTGCACACCACTTGCTATCGTCTCAACAGCATCATCAACCTGGGCACCTACGTGGTGTTTCGCATCACCACACTGGCCTGGATGACTCGCTGGCTCTTCCTCAATCGGGAGAATGTGCCCCCAGCGACGTACGCCGTGGGCACGGTGGGCATGGCAGTCATGACGCCCATGAACATCATCCTCTTCTACCGCTTGCTGCGTAGTGACTTCTTCAAGCCCAGCCGGGCTgtgcagaaggagaaggagcaaTAG